The Pelobates fuscus isolate aPelFus1 chromosome 2, aPelFus1.pri, whole genome shotgun sequence genome has a segment encoding these proteins:
- the SUPT7L gene encoding STAGA complex 65 subunit gamma — MMRYWGEIPDSSGQASRSSFDLLQREFRTVEMQEPPLHQPSANKPRTTTMLDIPSEPCSLTIHTIQLIQHNRRLRSLIATAQVPNQPQAEGMKVEESEPLPHRPTSPVLPDDLLPQDCKTPKLPFQIRHSDPESDFYRGKGEPVTELSYHSCRQLMYQSVATILAHAGFECANESVLETLTDIAHEYCLKFTKMLRFNVDREARLGQTPFPDVMEQVFHDMGIGSVLSLQKFWQHRIKDYHAYMLQVSKQLSEEYEKIVHPERVSEDTKPVKVKEEPVTDITFPVNEELEGDLAPGDQSLPVGVLGAQSERFSSNMEVDSSPQPSGSDVNTSPLWSLTQVKMEPQENEESNVHGHSVLGNDVFEEPMSGMSDSALPGSPNGSEGSYGSHSPDSLMGSSSPVFNQHPKKKMKKM, encoded by the exons ATGATGCGCTACTGGGGAGAGATCCCAGATTCTTCTGGACAGGCCAGCAGGAGTTCCTTCGACCTCTTACAGAGGGAGTTCCGCACAGTGGAGATGCAAGAACCCCCTCTACACCAGCCTTCTGCTAACAAACCAAGAACCACTACCATGCTGGATATTCCGTCTGAACCGTGCAGCTTAACCATTCACACAATCCAACTCATTCAGCATAACCGCAGACTGCGCAGCCTGATTGCTACGGCTCAGGTTCCAAACCAGCCGCAGGCTGAAGGCATGAAAGTGGAGGAGAGTGAACCGCTTCCACATCGGCCTACCTCTCCGGTCCTCCCTGATGATCTCCTGCCGCAGGATTGCAAGACCCCCAAGCTACCCTTCCAGATAAGACACAGCGACCCAGAGAGTGATTTTTATAG agGGAAAGGAGAGCCAGTCACTGAACTCAGTTATCATTCATGTCGCCAGCTGATGTACCAGTCCGTGGCCACCATTCTTGCGCACGCTGGATTTGAATGTGCCAACGAGAGTGTCCTGGAGACCCTTACTGATATCGCTCACGAATATTGCCTAAAATTTACCAAGATGCTCAGGTTTAATGTGGATCGAGAAGCGAGGCTTGGACAGACTCCGTTCCCGGATGTCATGGAGCAGGTCTTCCATGACATGGGCATTGGCAGTGTTTTATCTCTGCAGAAGTTCTGGCAGCACCGCATTAAGGATTACCATGCGTACATGTTGCAG GTCAGCAAGCAGCTGTCTGAGGAGTATGAGAAGATTGTGCATCCGGAGCGAGTCTCGGAGGACACGAAGCCGGTGAAGGTTAAAGAAGAGCCTGTCACTGACATCACCTTCCCCGTCAACGAGGAACTGGaaggcgacctggcgcctggtgATCAGTCGCTGCCAGTAGGCGTCCTGGGTGCTCAGAGCGAGAGATTTTCATCAAACATGGAAGTTGATTCTTCGCCCCAGCCATCTG gATCTGATGTCAATACCTCACCCCTGTGGAGCCTGACACAAGTGAAAATGGAGCCCCAGGAAAACGAGGAGTCGAATGTACATGGACACAGTGTTTTGGGGAATGATGTGTTTGAAGAGCCCATGTCTGGGATGAGTGATTCTGCCCTTCCTGGAAGTCCCAACGGGTCGGAGGGTAGCTATGGGTCACATTCTCCGGATAGCCTCATGGGATCATCTTCCCCAGTTTTCAACCAGCACCCAAAGAAGAAAATGAAGAAAATGTAG